Part of the Prunus dulcis chromosome 8, ALMONDv2, whole genome shotgun sequence genome is shown below.
aaaaattatattgagaaaatgattattccgaaaaaccatttttcatacttaatcAATTTTACACCTCcgttaaaaaatttctgggtCCTCCACTGCTTGTGGGTAAGGTTAGGACCTTTTCAGCTTTCTATGGTTCTTTATCAGCCATGTTACCAAGAAGGTCTCGACTTTCTCTGATATGAAGTTGACCCAAGATCAACGACTCTGGTGTTATATTTTGGTCTTTTGTTCGGTTTAATCAAGTGGTGTGACCCTTTATTTGGACAAAATGTTGGGGGAAAGGGAAGGCTGGTTTGAGAAGGACCAAATTGTCCTATATTTTTGTTACAGAGCGCCTCACATGATATTATTGACGGAATTGGAGATGAAATGTGATAAAATCTAACGTGGGGgttgaaattggttttttttttttttttttctcacaaaCTAAATTGgctgattttttaatttaagggGTTAATTTCTACACAGGTCATAATTCAGGATAAAACAGCTGAAAAtcctaaattaaaatatgagcAAAGGGTActtccaaaaaacaaaacaaaaaaaagggagaggGAGCATAAAATAGGTTTtcatatgtacaaaataaaatatgcaaatataaaGAGGCGGGAATGAATGTCTGACAAGACGACGCCGTTTGGGCAGTTTGGACGACACcacatttgaaattgaaacccccaattggctctctctctctctctctctctctctctctctctctgatccCAAGCAGCAAACTCCAATTCGCTCCTTTGGTGGGTGGATGCGCTCCTCTTATCTCCATTTCTCTGGACCAAAGCGAAGTGAATATGGTAAGGTTCTTTTTCGCCCTAATTTCGTGCAATTTTCATTCCCAGTCAATTGATAAGGTTTCAACTGAGGCACTTTCTAAATgattttttggtcaattttcTAACTGAtaaagtgtgtgaagattttttattattataaagaaTGTGTTTTTCTCATTGTTAAAGTGAAGGGGAATTGGGCAaaacctcttcttctttcaagtcCTTAATATTCACATCACAACAACAACTCATTTGCCTCTGGGAAATTGTACGACTTCTCTACTTCTGGCTAAACTCCACATTGTATCTGCCCCTGACATGAAGATAGTAGCTCTATTTATTGTGTTGGTTATGGAAAGTAGAGATTTTGTCACATGGTAATCTTCCTTTATGGTAGTGAACTCTAAACGGAACTCTACCGTACTAAACTAAGAAAGCTCACAAATTTGTAGTTTGTGTAATAACCATATACTGCGACTTGTTATGTATCTCCATGTGAAATGTGGTTACAATTCCTTAGTTGTGAATTTGTGACAATAGATATTTGAACTTTGTTGCTTGCTATTGATTCGTTCTCTCTGCTCCACTATCCATTGCATTAGATCAGTGATGTTTTCAACTACTTGAATATGTCAGAAGCAACGAAAACGACCCAAGTCCCGTTTGAAATTGGAGATGGAGGTGGACAGATTTAGCAACTTACCAAGTGATGTTGTAGAAAAAATTTTGTCACGTTTGCCCATTAGAGAGGCAGTGAGGACAAGTGTTTTATCAACCAAGTGGAGATACAGATCGGCTATGCTTCCTCATCTTGTGTTTGATGATCAGTGTGTCTCAACACGAAAGAATATAACCTTTGTGAACATTGTTGATCATGTACTCCTAGGTCACATTGGCCCCATTCACAAGTTTGAGCTTTCTGGTGGAGATTGTCTACACAATTGGGATATTGATCGATGGATTCTTCATCTGTCAAGAAACTCTATCAAAGAGTTCATACTTGAGATTCGGCAAGGGTTCAAGCATACAATTCCttcatgtttgttttcttgtcaAGATATGATCCATTTAGAGTTACTTGGATGTGTGCTAAAACCTCCATCAACATTTAAAGGCTTCAGGAATTTGAAAAGCCTTGTTTTTCAGCGAGTTACCTTGGCCCAAGATGTGTTCCAAAATCTAATTGCTTGCTGTCCTCTGCTTGAAAAGTTGACTTTGTCAATTCCCACTTTCGACCATCTCAAGATTGATGCACCAAATCTCCAATTCCTTGACGTCGAAGGTGATTTTGAGGATGTTACTTTTGAGAATACCTTAAATCTGGCTGATGTTTGCATTCGTATCTACCCTCGCGGAAGAACATGGGTTTGTGACAATAGCAATTTGGTCAAGCTTTTGGTTCAGCTGCCTCTTATCCAGAGGCTAAAGATTGGGAGATATTTTTTGCAGGTAACAGATTTTCTGGTGTCAtacttttattaaataatCATTTACATGACCGTGGAATATGAGGATGTTCATTAGGTCTGATGTTTTCTTGATGATTTCTGGTCTAGATTTTGGTTGTTGGCTCCTTGTCGCCAAAGCTTCCTAAACCATGCGtatatttgaaatttctttCCGTAATGGTAAACTTTAATGATCCGGCGGAGGTTTTAACTGTCCTATGCCTCCTGAGAAGCTCCCCTGCTGTCCAAGAACTAGAAATTGCTGTGAGTTTGTTCTATTGATGCAAGCAAATTTCTTCTGTTGAATTTAAAATGTCTATCCAATTCTACTCTGAAAATTGTAGTTTAGAGAGCTATTTTACAGTAGGTGATCAACATACTGATGCCCATATATCTTGTGTAGCTATACCCTGCTCTCGAAGAAGAACAAGATTTTTATGTGAGTTTTATTCTATTAATGCatgtaaatttcttttattgacTTTTAAATGTCAAACCAACTCTACTCTGTTTAGAGAGATTCTGATGCATATATCTCTTGTGTAGGCCCGCCAAGAGGTTCAGGCTGCTTTGTCAGAAGTGAACTC
Proteins encoded:
- the LOC117637573 gene encoding F-box/FBD/LRR-repeat protein At1g13570-like; amino-acid sequence: MKQRKRPKSRLKLEMEVDRFSNLPSDVVEKILSRLPIREAVRTSVLSTKWRYRSAMLPHLVFDDQCVSTRKNITFVNIVDHVLLGHIGPIHKFELSGGDCLHNWDIDRWILHLSRNSIKEFILEIRQGFKHTIPSCLFSCQDMIHLELLGCVLKPPSTFKGFRNLKSLVFQRVTLAQDVFQNLIACCPLLEKLTLSIPTFDHLKIDAPNLQFLDVEGDFEDVTFENTLNLADVCIRIYPRGRTWVCDNSNLVKLLVQLPLIQRLKIGRYFLQILVVGSLSPKLPKPCVYLKFLSVMVNFNDPAEVLTVLCLLRSSPAVQELEIALYPALEEEQDFYARQEVQAALSEVNSLYGNWIFPLTQLRLVKIYYVSDVKTELDFIRFLLLNSPVLEKMIVTPDDGSDSLKLIKKFLRLGRASVHSEIIFLDPYSSGNFSS